In Prunus dulcis chromosome 1, ALMONDv2, whole genome shotgun sequence, the following are encoded in one genomic region:
- the LOC117616741 gene encoding ATP-dependent Clp protease proteolytic subunit 2, mitochondrial, with translation MMRGLISSAKCVASSRAWVKPWGTSLRSYSLIPMVIEHSSRGERAYDIFSRLLKERIVCINGPINDDTAHVVVAQLLFLESENPSKPINMYLNSPGGHVTAGLAIYDTMQYIRSPINTICLGQAASMASLLLAAGAKGERRSLPNATVMIHQPSGGYSGQAKDMTIHTKQIVRVWDSLNALYSKHTGQSVEIIQKNMDRDYFMTPEEAKEFGIIDEVMDERPVALVTDAVGNEGKEKDKSSK, from the exons ATGATGAGGGGCCTAATCTCAAGCGCGAAGTGTGTGGCAAGTAGCAGGGCATGGGTTAAGCCATGGGGTACGTCTTTGCGCAGCTACAGCTTGATCCCAATGGTTATAGAGCACTCGTCTCGAGGGGAGCGAGCATACGACATCTTCTCTCGCCTTCTCAAGGAGCGCATCGTCTGCATCAACGGTCCAATTAACGACGACACTGCCCACGTCGTCGTTGCGCAGCTTCTCTTTTTGGAGTCTGAGAATCCATCCAAGCCCATTAATATGTACCTCAACTCTCCCGGTGGCCATGTCACTGCAG GTCTTGCAATTTATGATACCATGCAGTACATTCGGTCACCTATCAATACCATTTGTTTGGGTCAAGCTGCATCAATGGCTTCCCTTCTCTTAGCTGCGGGTGCCAAGGGCGAGAGGCGGTCACTCCCAAATGCGACAGTTATGATTCATCAGCCTTCAGGTGGGTACAGTGGACAAGCAAAAGACATGACAATTCACACGAAGCAGATTGTTCGCGTGTGGGATTCCCTTAATGCCTTGTATTCAAAGCATACAGGGCAATCCGTAGAGATAATTCAGAAGAATATGGATAGAGATTATTTTATGACCCCAGAAGAGGCAAAGGAGTTTGGAATAATTGACGAGGTCATGGATGAAAGACCAGTGGCTCTGGTGACTGATGCTGTTGGCAATGAAGGCAAAGAAAAGGATAAAAGTTCAAAGTAG
- the LOC117615066 gene encoding uncharacterized protein LOC117615066, with protein sequence MAMAELVQKKTSTTTSTGTNTPSPSPSPSKPKTSCFLGCFGFSRKVSSSRLTTSRSKSSFPETDYIRSHHDRDHLHQQHQINKSNDIEMKTSTSSRRWYLISWSSWRFCANKSATKTVPIDASGTGTGKRQVKFSLKKKKSKSKSNSESGKLVSNAERTVSVTDAKPPGGSSQREDVLLLSTVSDPQQTQKPPPQTTSNTIILENRRRQLESSKDDTCQKRLSFRRKFDSLRSGGGRGGSQPGSPVKQEEKKPKSSGGRTASSAVMSHSESSPSQKRQSGRAANSALPHNKHSSSSSSSGSTVKAKADDDHQHQHQAVILMASNNNKKKKNSDPLVGMSIIVVTLIIMLFWGRLCAILCTCAWFYFLPRFTSSSAAATATASIISDLDLNSEEYKKKVVLEGFLERNNHRNNNNNNINV encoded by the exons ATGGCGATGGCGGAATTGGTCCAAAAGAAAACCAGCACCACTACTAGTACTGGTACTAATactccatctccatctccatctccatccaaacccaaaactagTTGTTTCCTCGGTTGCTTCGGATTTTCCAGGAAAGTGAGCAGCAGCCGGCTTACAACTAGCAGATCAAAGTCGTCGTTCCCGGAAACCGATTATATCCGATCCCATCATGATCGTGATCATCTTCATCAACAACACCAAATTAATAAGTCTAATGATATCGAGATGAAAACGAGCACTAGTAGTCGACGCTGGTACTTGATTTCTTGGTCAAGCTGGAGGTTTTGCGCCAACAAGTCGGCCACCAAAACCGTCCCCATCGACGCCTCCGGTACGGGGACTGGCAAACGGCAAGTTAAATTctctttgaagaaaaaaaagtcaaagtcaaagtcaaaCTCCGAGTCTGGTAAGCTCGTCTCCAACGCCGAACGTACAGTCTCGGTCACGGACGCAAAGCCGCCGGGTGGCTCAAGTCAGAGAGAGGATGTGCTGCTGCTGTCTACAGTCTCAGACCCGCAGCAGACCCAAAAACCACCTCCACAG ACGACGAGCAACACGATCATCCTCGAAAATAGGAGGAGACAATTGGAGTCTTCCAAAGACGACACGTGTCAAAAGCGGTTGTCATTTCGCCGGAAATTTGATTCTCTAAGATcgggaggaggaagaggaggaagcCAACCCGGTTCACCAGTTAAGCAGGAGGAGAAGAAGCCCAAATCCAGTGGTGGTCGAACAGCCAGCAGCGCGGTGATGTCGCACTCTGAGTCTTCCCCCAGTCAGAAACGTCAGAGTGGACGGGCCGCCAATTCCGCTCTGCCACACAATAAACAttcctcctcatcctcatcctccGGGTCGACTGTGAAGGCGAAAGCAGATGATGATCATCAACATCAGCATCAGGCCGTGATATTAATGGCGAgcaataataataagaagaagaagaattcgGACCCACTGGTAGGTATGTCCATTATTGTGGTGACGCTGATTATTATGTTATTTTGGGGCCGATTGTGCGCCATTCTGTGTACGTGCGCATGGTTTTATTTCCTCCCTCGCTTCACATCTTCTTCAGCTGCAGCCACTGCCACTGCTAGTATTATTTCGGACTTGGATTTGAATTCCGAGGAATACAAGAAGAAGGTGGTCTTAGAGGGATTCCTTGAAAGGAATAATCACcgcaataataataataataatattaatgtataa
- the LOC117613955 gene encoding uncharacterized protein YpgQ-like: MAFRRAPCVHLGVILQLDMRSTQTSTGCPQPYFRPFHGIVRPLLSLNQSATDPNGKDEQSKPFTRKKRLQVFQSNLPLQSKYQVKISVCSLEREKKLKQGREGKRTMGSVGSWEETVRKAEKLVEEAMKDNDASHDAAHVWRVRDLALSLAREEQGLSLLSSNSNTMQIVELAALLHDIGDYKYLRDPSEEKIVENFLDEEGIEESSKMKILKIIKGMGFKDELAGSANNDLPPEFGVVQDADRLDAIGAIGIARCFTFGGSRNRVLHDPNIQPRSDLSKEKYMKKDEQTTVNHFHEKLLKLKSLMKTKAGQKRAERRHKFMEEFLVEFYEEWDGRA, encoded by the exons ATGGCATTTCGTCGAGCACCTTGCGTGCATCTTGGGGTCATCTTGCAGCTAGATATGCGGTCTACTCAGACCTCCACTGGCTGTCCACAGCCATATTTCCGGCCATTTCATGGGATCGTGCGACCCCTCTTGTCCCTTAATCAGTCCGCCACTGATCCTAATGGCAAGGACGAGCAGAGCAAGCCCTTTACTAGAAAAAAAAGACTGCAAGTCTTCCAGTCAAATCTTCCACTCCAATCCAAATACCAAGTAAAGATTAGTGTCTGCtctctagagagagagaagaaattaaAGCAGGGAAGGGAAGGGAAGAGAACGATGGGGTCAGTGGGATCATGGGAAGAGACGGTGAGAAAGGCAGAGAAGCTGGTGGAGGAAGCCATGAAAGACAATGATGCATCCCACGACGCAGCTCACGTCTGGAGGGTCAGAGACctcgctctctctcttgccCGTGAAGAACAAGGCCTCTCCCTCCTCTCCTCCAATTCCAACACCATGCAAATT GTCGAACTTGCTGCACTTCTCCATGATATAG GTGATTATAAGTATTTGAg AGATCCCTCAGAGGAAAAAATTGTCGAAAACTTTCTTGACGAGGAGGGCATAGAAGAGAGTAGCAAAATGAAGATTTTAAAGATCATTAAGGGAATGG GTTTCAAAGATGAGCTTGCAGGGTCAGCAAATAATGATCTTCCTCCAGAATTTGGGGTTGTACAAGATGCTGACCGTCTCGATGCAATTGGTGCTATTG GAATTGCTCGTTGCTTTACTTTTGGTGGAAGTAGAAACAGAGTGCTACATGATCCTAACATTCAGCCTCGATCTGATTTATCCAAGGAAAAGTACATGAAAAAGGATGAGCAGACTACTGTGAATCACTTTCATGAGAAGCTTCTTAAGCTAAAGTCATTGATGAAAACAAAG GCTGGGCAAAAGAGAGCTGAGAGAAGGCACAAGTTCATGGAGGAGTTTCTTGTGGAGTTCTATGAAGAGTGGGATGGGAGAGCTTGA
- the LOC117631470 gene encoding uncharacterized protein YpgQ-like, whose protein sequence is MGSVGSWEETVRKAEKLVEEAMKDNDASHDAAHVWRVRDLALSLAREEQGLSLLSSNSNTMQIVELAALLHDIGDYKYLRDPSEEKIVENFLDEEGIEESSKMKILKIIKGMGFKDELAGSANNDLPPEFGVVQDADRLDAIGAIGIARCFTFGGSRNRVLHDPNIQPQSDLSKEKYMKNDEQTTVNHFHEKLLKLKALMKTKAGRKRAERRHKYMEEFLAEFYEEWDGRA, encoded by the exons ATGGGGTCAGTGGGATCATGGGAAGAGACGGTGAGAAAGGCAGAGAAGCTGGTAGAGGAAGCCATGAAAGACAATGATGCATCCCACGACGCAGCTCACGTCTGGAGGGTCAGAGACctcgctctctctcttgccCGTGAAGAACAAGGCCTCTCCCTCCTCTCCTCCAATTCCAACACCATGCAAATT GTCGAACTTGCTGCACTTCTCCATGATATAG GTGATTATAAGTATTTGAg AGATCCCTCAGAGGAAAAAATTGTCGAAAACTTTCTTGACGAGGAGGGCATAGAAGAGAGTAGCAAAATGAAGATTTTAAAGATCATTAAGGGAATGG GTTTCAAAGATGAGCTTGCAGGGTCAGCAAATAATGATCTTCCTCCAGAATTTGGGGTTGTACAAGATGCTGACCGTCTCGATGCAATTGGTGCTATTG GAATTGCTCGTTGCTTTACTTTTGGTGGAAGTAGAAACAGAGTGCTACATGATCCTAACATTCAGCCACAATCTGATTTATCTAAGGAAAAGTACATGAAAAATGATGAGCAGACTACTGTGAATCACTTTCATGAGAAGCTTCTTAAGCTAAAGGCATTGATGAAAACAAAG GCTGGGCGAAAGAGAGCTGAGAGAAGGCACAAGTACATGGAGGAGTTTCTTGCGGAGTTCTATGAAGAGTGGGATGGGAGAGCTTGA
- the LOC117631453 gene encoding cytochrome P450 86B1-like, producing MPFPSSHSNKMITPHPPPPPSPTTNLTSLASSENFVVGNLVARQLFFLHHIQILELFLALFVFVTIHSLRQKRQHGLPVWPLLGMLPSLSLAVLGPQTNLYEWVSEILYRQNGTFRFKGPSLSSFNCVVTSDPRNLEHLLKTKFSIFPKGPYFRDTVRDLLGDGIFSADDETWQRQRKTASIEFHSAKFRQLTADSLFELVHTRLLPVLEDSIKHSAAAIDLQDILLRLTFDNVCMIAFGVDPGCLQLGLPQIPFAQAFEDATEATMMRFVTPMGLWKAMRYLNLGPERKLKMSIKGVDEFAEDVIRTRKKELASLLLNNNSGGGVTETDHTKKQRSDLLTVFMGLKDENGETFSDKFLKDICVNFILAGRDTSSVALSWFFWLLHQNPEVEHKILQEVCRIVGARSSSDHDRRSHTNNDIINDDDDETVVFKPEEIKKMEYLQAALSEALRLYPSVPLDHKEVIEDDIFPDGTILKKGTKVIYAIYSMGRTEAIWGKDCRDYKPERWLRPSDGRFMSEPAYKFTAFNGGPRLCLGKDFAYYQMKFVAASIIYRYHVKVVEHHPVQPKLALTMYMKHGLKVTLQRRDHAQRQKLINSIGD from the exons ATGCCCTTCCCCTCCTCTCATTCAAACAAAATGATCACCcctcatcctcctcctcctccttctcctaCCACTAATCTCACCTCCCTCGCCTCCTCTGAAAACTTTGTAGTCGGAAACTTAGTTGCTCGGCAACTCTTTTTCCTCCACCATATCCAAATCTTGGAGCTCTTTCTGgctctctttgtttttgtaacCATACACTCCTTGAGGCAGAAGAGGCAGCATGGCCTACCCGTTTGGCCCCTGCTTGGCATGttaccctctctctctcttgccgtACTTGGACCCCAAACCAACCTGTATGAGTGGGTTTCCGAAATTCTTTACCGTCAAAACGGGACGTTTCGGTTCAAAGGCCCTTCCTTGAGCAGCTTCAACTGCGTCGTCACTTCCGACCCTCGTAACTTGGAGCACCTACTCAAGACCAAGTTCTCCATTTTCCCCAAAGGCCCTTACTTCAGAGACACCGTTCGGGACCTTCTTGGGGATGGCATATTCAGCGCAGACGACGAGACCTGGCAGCGACAAAGGAAGACGGCCAGCATTGAATTCCACTCAGCTAAGTTCCGCCAACTGACGGCGGATTCCTTGTTCGAGCTGGTCCACACCCGCCTCCTACCTGTCTTAGAGGACTCCATCAAACACTCGGCTGCTGCAATTGACCTCCAAGACATTCTTTTGAGGTTAACTTTTGACAACGTTTGCATGATCGCATTTGGCGTCGATCCCGGCTGCTTGCAGCTGGGGTTACCCCAAATACCATTTGCTCAGGCATTTGAGGACGCAACAGAAGCAACGATGATGCGCTTTGTGACCCCCATGGGCTTGTGGAAGGCCATGAGGTACCTTAACTTGGGGCCGGAGAGGAAGCTTAAGATGTCCATCAAAGGAGTGGATGAGTTCGCCGAGGATGTCATTCGGACGAGGAAGAAAGAACTTGCATCATTACTGCTCAATAATAATTCTGGTGGTGGTGTTACTGAAACTGATCATACGAAGAAGCAAAGATCAGACCTGTTAACGGTGTTTATGGGGTTGAAGGACGAGAACGGAGAGACGTTTTCAGACAAGTTCTTGAAGGACATATGCGTCAACTTCATACTGGCTGGGAGGGACACGTCATCAGTGGCGCTGAGCTGGTTCTTCTGGCTGCTTCATCAAAATCCGGAGGTGGAGCACAAGATTCTTCAAGAAGTGTGCAGGATAGTGGGTGCAAGGTCATCATCAGATCACGACCGTCGATCTCATACCAACAATGATATTATCaacgatgatgatgatgaaactGTAGTCTTCAAGCCAGAAGAGATAAAGAAGATGGAGTATCTTCAGGCAGCTCTCTCAGAGGCTCTAAGGTTGTATCCTTCGGTTCCACTGGATCACAAGGAG gtAATTGAAGATGACATATTTCCGGATGGAACAATACTGAAGAAGGGAACAAAAGTGATATACGCAATTTACAGCATGGGGCGAACGGAGGCAATTTGGGGAAAGGACTGCAGGGACTACAAGCCTGAGAGGTGGCTACGACCTTCGGACGGCCGCTTCATGAGTGAGCCGGCCTACAAATTTACGGCTTTCAATGGCGGTCCTCGGCTGTGCTTGGGGAAAGATTTCGCTTATTATCAAATGAAGTTCGTTGCTGCCTCCATCATTTATCGATACCATGTGAAGGTGGTGGAGCATCACCCCGTGCAGCCAAAGCTCGCATTGACAATGTACATGAAGCATGGCTTGAAGGTCACTCTCCAAAGGCGTGACCATGCTCAGCGCCAAAAGTTAATCAATAGTATTGGAGATTAA